One Rosa chinensis cultivar Old Blush chromosome 5, RchiOBHm-V2, whole genome shotgun sequence genomic region harbors:
- the LOC112168079 gene encoding vicilin-like seed storage protein At2g28490 — MGNRVMVSLLVLVLVLSYGVMAMAMRFNHEDEEWGRDQREEEWEGHRGHRHLFLLQQSRLLVKTEAGQMRVVRSVGQRMVDRHINVAYLTLEPNSLFIPQYLDSSLILFVQRGQANVGLVHRQELGERQLKAGDVYRIPAGSTFYLQNVRENRRLQIILSIDTSDSLRMGTLENFFIGGGTYPKSVLSGFDSEILTNAFNVSSSEIRQVLTRHQEGPIIYLNNSQSSSNLWTKFVSMKEQDRLQELKKMVDFPEEPEQTLTWSWRKLLNSVFGTLENEERKQHHHEHSQKSYNLYDRKPDFKNNHGWTLSVDESDYSPLKDSGIGVYLVSLNAGSMLAPHVNPRATEYGVVLRGSGSLQIVFPNGTLAMKAKLKPGRVFWVPRYFPFVQVASNNEQLEIFGFTTSAQPNRPQFLAGSSSVLQALRGQELAAAFGVSEGRLNHFVNAQREAVILPYNAERNQKADGMADR, encoded by the exons ATGGGAAACAGAGTGATGGTGAGCCTCCTGGTTCTTGTGCTTGTGCTTTCCTATGGAGTTATGGCAATGGCTATGAGGTTTAATCATGAAGATGAAGAGTGGGGAAGAGATCAGAGAGAAGAAGAGTGGGAAGGGCACCGAGGGCATCGCCATCTTTTCCTTTTGCAACAATCAAGGCTCCTGGTGAAAACTGAAGCTGGGCAAATGAGGGTGGTGAGAAGTGTAGGTCAGAGAATGGTAGATAGGCATATAAATGTTGCCTATCTCACCTTGGAACCTAACTCCCTCTTCATCCCCCAGTACCTCGACTCCAGCTTGATCCTCTTTGTCCAAAGAg GGCAAGCAAATGTGGGACTGGTACACCGACAGGAATTGGGGGAGAGACAATTGAAGGCTGGGGATGTGTACAGAATTCCAGCAGGTTCCACATTTTACTTGCAGAATGTCAGGGAGAACAGGAGACTTCAGATCATTCTCAGCATCGACACATCTGACAGTTTGAGAATGGGTACTTTGGAG AATTTCTTCATTGGTGGAGGAACCTACCCAAAATCTGTACTTTCTGGGTTCGATTCTGAGATACTCACAAATGCATTTAAC GTCTCATCTTCAGAAATAAGGCAGGTTTTGACAAGGCACCAAGAGGGTCCAATTATATATCTAAATAATTCCCAATCATCATCAAACCTTTGGACCAAATTCGTAAGCATGAAAGAGCAGGACAGACTAcaagaattgaagaaaatggtggaCTTCCCAGAAGAACCAGAGCAAACCCTAACTTGGTCATGGAGGAAACTGTTGAACTCCGTGTTCGGAACACTTGAAAATGAGGAGAGGAAGCAACATCATCATGAGCACTCCCAGAAATCCTACAACCTCTATGATAGAAAGCCAGATTTCAAGAACAACCATGGATGGACCCTCTCAGTTGATGAGTCTGATTACTCTCCCCTAAAGGACTCCGGCATTGGCGTTTACCTTGTTAGTCTCAACGCAGGGTCAATGTTGGCACCACATGTGAACCCAAGAGCAACAGAATACGGCGTCGTTCTGAGAGGCTCAGGATCACTACAGATTGTATTTCCAAATGGTACCTTGGCAATGAAGGCGAAACTAAAGCCAGGGAGAGTGTTTTGGGTGCCAAGGTATTTCCCATTTGTCCAAGTGGCATCTAACAACGAGCAACTTGAGATTTTTGGGTTCACTACCTCAGCCCAGCCGAACCGGCCACAGTTTTTGGCTGGTTCTAGCTCGGTGCTGCAAGCTCTAAGAGGTCAAGAACTTGCAGCTGCTTTTGGTGTGAGTGAGGGAAGGTTGAATCATTTTGTTAATGCTCAGCGCGAAGCTGTCATTTTGCCGTACAATGCAGAGAGGAATCAAAAGGCAGATGGGATGGCAGACCGGTGA
- the LOC112168080 gene encoding tRNA pseudouridine synthase A isoform X3, with amino-acid sequence MSENLKHSLESCSQSPERSSKISKTREEQEAEPMSQPSGRQRYLIAIEYIGTRFSGSQQQSNCRTVVGVLEDAGVHALSNVCHVDIERISKRKPGEVLPPHEPTVVQKAVNHFLQKNEGDVMVVDVRKVPADFHARFKAQERTYFYRLLSGPEPLSIFEKDRSWHVPEDLDILAMQEACKILVGHHDFSSFRAAGCQAKSPIRTLDELNVSEVISTPNFPTIPERKSNLVQEDTHCTNKSETNCHPSFNGGTYQGFGLRKKHRCFVVTARARAFLYHQVRLLVGVLKCVGTGDLKIPDVERILNAKTVTAASPMAPACGLYLGHVRYDLP; translated from the exons ATGTCGGAAAACCTGAAGCACTCACTAGAGAGTTGCTCCCAATCGCCCGAAAGGTCTTCAAAGATTTCGAAAACCAGGGAGGAGCAAGAAGCAGAACCGATGAGCCAACCCTCCGGAAGACAACGCTATCTGATCGCAATAGAGTACATTGGTACTCGCTTCTCTGGCTCTCAGCAGCAGTCCAATTGCCGCACTGTAGTTGGCGTTCTTGAG GATGCAGGAGTCCATGCCTTATCCAATGTTTGTCATGTAGATATTGAACGCATAAGCAAAAGAAAGCCTGGTGAAGTG TTACCACCTCATGAACCTACAGTGGTCCAAAAAGCTGTAAACCACTTCTTGCag AAGAATGAAGGTGATGTAATGGTGGTGGATGTTCGAAAAGTTCCAGCTGATTTTCATGCTAGATTTAAAGCCCAAGAACGCAC GTACTTCTATCGCTTGCTATCTGGACCAGAGCCGTTATCAATCTTCGAAAAAGACCGCTCATGGCATGTACCTGAGGATCTGGATATTTTGGCTATGCAG GAAGCCTGCAAAATTCTGGTTGGACACCATGATTTTAGTTCCTTTAGAGCAGCAGGTTGTCAg GCGAAGTCACCGATCAGAACACTAGATGAGTTGAATGTCTCTGAGGTTATCTCAACTCCAAACTTTCCAACAATACCAGAGAGGAAAAGCAATTTAGTGCAGGAAGATACTCATTGCACCAATAAATCTGAGACCAACTGCCACCCTAGTTTCAATGGAGGAACTTATCAAGGATTTGGCTTGAGAAAAAAACACAGATGCTTTGTGGTAACAGCTCGAGCACGTGCTTTTCTATACCACCAG GTAAGACTGCTTGTTGGTGTCCTCAAATGTGTTGGAACTGGAGATCTAAAAATACCCGACG TGGAGAGGATCTTGAATGCAAAGACAGTGACTGCTGCTAGCCCCATGGCACCTGCGTGTGGTCTATATCTTGGACATGTGAGATACGATTTGCCATGA
- the LOC112168080 gene encoding tRNA pseudouridine synthase A isoform X2, whose translation MSENLKHSLESCSQSPERSSKISKTREEQEAEPMSQPSGRQRYLIAIEYIGTRFSGSQQQSNCRTVVGVLEEAFRKFIGQPVSIFCSSRTDAGVHALSNVCHVDIERISKRKPGEVLPPHEPTVVQKAVNHFLQKNEGDVMVVDVRKVPADFHARFKAQERTYFYRLLSGPEPLSIFEKDRSWHVPEDLDILAMQEACKILVGHHDFSSFRAAGCQAKSPIRTLDELNVSEVISTPNFPTIPERKSNLVQEDTHCTNKSETNCHPSFNGGTYQGFGLRKKHRCFVVRLLVGVLKCVGTGDLKIPDVERILNAKTVTAASPMAPACGLYLGHVRYDLP comes from the exons ATGTCGGAAAACCTGAAGCACTCACTAGAGAGTTGCTCCCAATCGCCCGAAAGGTCTTCAAAGATTTCGAAAACCAGGGAGGAGCAAGAAGCAGAACCGATGAGCCAACCCTCCGGAAGACAACGCTATCTGATCGCAATAGAGTACATTGGTACTCGCTTCTCTGGCTCTCAGCAGCAGTCCAATTGCCGCACTGTAGTTGGCGTTCTTGAG GAGGCTTTTCGTAAATTTATTGGGCAGCCGGTGTCAATCTTCTGCTCAAGTCGAACT GATGCAGGAGTCCATGCCTTATCCAATGTTTGTCATGTAGATATTGAACGCATAAGCAAAAGAAAGCCTGGTGAAGTG TTACCACCTCATGAACCTACAGTGGTCCAAAAAGCTGTAAACCACTTCTTGCag AAGAATGAAGGTGATGTAATGGTGGTGGATGTTCGAAAAGTTCCAGCTGATTTTCATGCTAGATTTAAAGCCCAAGAACGCAC GTACTTCTATCGCTTGCTATCTGGACCAGAGCCGTTATCAATCTTCGAAAAAGACCGCTCATGGCATGTACCTGAGGATCTGGATATTTTGGCTATGCAG GAAGCCTGCAAAATTCTGGTTGGACACCATGATTTTAGTTCCTTTAGAGCAGCAGGTTGTCAg GCGAAGTCACCGATCAGAACACTAGATGAGTTGAATGTCTCTGAGGTTATCTCAACTCCAAACTTTCCAACAATACCAGAGAGGAAAAGCAATTTAGTGCAGGAAGATACTCATTGCACCAATAAATCTGAGACCAACTGCCACCCTAGTTTCAATGGAGGAACTTATCAAGGATTTGGCTTGAGAAAAAAACACAGATGCTTTGTG GTAAGACTGCTTGTTGGTGTCCTCAAATGTGTTGGAACTGGAGATCTAAAAATACCCGACG TGGAGAGGATCTTGAATGCAAAGACAGTGACTGCTGCTAGCCCCATGGCACCTGCGTGTGGTCTATATCTTGGACATGTGAGATACGATTTGCCATGA
- the LOC112168080 gene encoding tRNA pseudouridine synthase A isoform X1, with protein sequence MSENLKHSLESCSQSPERSSKISKTREEQEAEPMSQPSGRQRYLIAIEYIGTRFSGSQQQSNCRTVVGVLEEAFRKFIGQPVSIFCSSRTDAGVHALSNVCHVDIERISKRKPGEVLPPHEPTVVQKAVNHFLQKNEGDVMVVDVRKVPADFHARFKAQERTYFYRLLSGPEPLSIFEKDRSWHVPEDLDILAMQEACKILVGHHDFSSFRAAGCQAKSPIRTLDELNVSEVISTPNFPTIPERKSNLVQEDTHCTNKSETNCHPSFNGGTYQGFGLRKKHRCFVVTARARAFLYHQVRLLVGVLKCVGTGDLKIPDVERILNAKTVTAASPMAPACGLYLGHVRYDLP encoded by the exons ATGTCGGAAAACCTGAAGCACTCACTAGAGAGTTGCTCCCAATCGCCCGAAAGGTCTTCAAAGATTTCGAAAACCAGGGAGGAGCAAGAAGCAGAACCGATGAGCCAACCCTCCGGAAGACAACGCTATCTGATCGCAATAGAGTACATTGGTACTCGCTTCTCTGGCTCTCAGCAGCAGTCCAATTGCCGCACTGTAGTTGGCGTTCTTGAG GAGGCTTTTCGTAAATTTATTGGGCAGCCGGTGTCAATCTTCTGCTCAAGTCGAACT GATGCAGGAGTCCATGCCTTATCCAATGTTTGTCATGTAGATATTGAACGCATAAGCAAAAGAAAGCCTGGTGAAGTG TTACCACCTCATGAACCTACAGTGGTCCAAAAAGCTGTAAACCACTTCTTGCag AAGAATGAAGGTGATGTAATGGTGGTGGATGTTCGAAAAGTTCCAGCTGATTTTCATGCTAGATTTAAAGCCCAAGAACGCAC GTACTTCTATCGCTTGCTATCTGGACCAGAGCCGTTATCAATCTTCGAAAAAGACCGCTCATGGCATGTACCTGAGGATCTGGATATTTTGGCTATGCAG GAAGCCTGCAAAATTCTGGTTGGACACCATGATTTTAGTTCCTTTAGAGCAGCAGGTTGTCAg GCGAAGTCACCGATCAGAACACTAGATGAGTTGAATGTCTCTGAGGTTATCTCAACTCCAAACTTTCCAACAATACCAGAGAGGAAAAGCAATTTAGTGCAGGAAGATACTCATTGCACCAATAAATCTGAGACCAACTGCCACCCTAGTTTCAATGGAGGAACTTATCAAGGATTTGGCTTGAGAAAAAAACACAGATGCTTTGTGGTAACAGCTCGAGCACGTGCTTTTCTATACCACCAG GTAAGACTGCTTGTTGGTGTCCTCAAATGTGTTGGAACTGGAGATCTAAAAATACCCGACG TGGAGAGGATCTTGAATGCAAAGACAGTGACTGCTGCTAGCCCCATGGCACCTGCGTGTGGTCTATATCTTGGACATGTGAGATACGATTTGCCATGA